In Candidatus Dormiibacterota bacterium, one genomic interval encodes:
- a CDS encoding galactokinase family protein, producing MEGGLGAGPPPSTARAPGRCTLVGEHVDYAGGRVLCCPVDRAVGVALRPSADRVWRLLSGERRVERAAAEPAGDLGDRAFAPAVVLAATGIAVPALEVAVAADLPEAAGLASSAALCCAVTVALLRLLGERLTPRRLAEVALAAERDVVGVPCGPLDQRAVVGLPEGGALLLDCADGSAAAVPWGLEGAVLVACDSGETHDVGGAGYRRRRAEAEAALRALGVPGVRGLDPAAVEAAGLAPPLDRRARHLVGETGRAAAAAAALAAGDAAALGALMSASHASLRDDYEVSTAALDAVVAAALDVPGCHGARIVGAGFGGTAVALVAEAAAGRCQAAMEAAVPGSRGGWRLAHAPGLAVTAVDVLAG from the coding sequence CTGGAGGGCGGCCTCGGGGCCGGCCCGCCGCCCTCCACCGCCCGGGCACCGGGGCGCTGCACCCTGGTGGGCGAGCACGTCGACTACGCCGGGGGACGGGTGCTCTGCTGCCCCGTCGATCGCGCTGTCGGGGTGGCGCTGCGACCGTCGGCCGACCGCGTCTGGCGGCTGCTGAGCGGCGAGCGCCGGGTCGAGCGCGCCGCCGCCGAGCCGGCGGGCGACCTCGGCGACCGCGCCTTCGCCCCCGCGGTGGTGCTCGCCGCCACCGGGATCGCCGTGCCCGCCCTCGAGGTCGCGGTCGCCGCCGACCTCCCCGAGGCGGCGGGGCTGGCCTCCTCGGCGGCGCTCTGCTGCGCCGTGACCGTGGCGCTGCTCCGGCTGCTGGGCGAGCGTCTGACCCCCCGGCGCCTCGCCGAGGTGGCGCTGGCCGCCGAGCGGGACGTGGTCGGGGTGCCCTGCGGCCCCCTCGACCAGCGTGCCGTGGTCGGCCTTCCCGAGGGCGGGGCGCTGCTCCTCGACTGTGCCGACGGCTCGGCCGCGGCGGTGCCCTGGGGCCTGGAGGGGGCGGTGCTGGTGGCCTGCGACAGCGGCGAGACCCACGACGTCGGCGGCGCCGGGTACCGCCGCCGCCGCGCCGAGGCCGAGGCGGCGCTCCGCGCCCTCGGGGTCCCGGGGGTGCGCGGGCTGGACCCCGCCGCGGTCGAGGCGGCGGGGCTGGCGCCGCCGCTCGACCGCCGCGCCCGCCACCTGGTCGGCGAGACCGGACGCGCCGCCGCCGCCGCCGCCGCCCTCGCCGCCGGCGACGCCGCCGCCCTGGGGGCGCTGATGTCGGCGAGCCACGCCTCGCTGCGCGACGACTACGAGGTGAGCACCGCGGCGCTCGACGCGGTCGTCGCCGCCGCCCTGGACGTCCCCGGGTGCCACGGCGCCCGCATCGTCGGCGCCGGCTTCGGGGGCACCGCCGTGGCCCTGGTCGCCGAGGCCGCCGCCGGGCGGTGCCAGGCGGCGATGGAGGCGGCGGTGCCGGGCTCGAGGGGGGGCTGGCGGCTGGCCCACGCCCCCGGCCTGGCGGTCACCGCCGTCGACGTGCTGGCTGGCTGA